TGTGTCTAGTATTAGTAGCTTTTGGCTCAGCGCTTGTGAGACCTTTAAAAAATGCCTTTGCTGCTCCAGATTTATTTTTCTTTTCAGCCATATTACATGGATTACTACTATCAGTTTTTGACTTCTCAATTGAAGTTTCATTTACATGATTACTCACTACAACTGAAGAGCTCTTAGATCTAGTAAATGCTGGATTGCTTTTTTCTTTGTCATGAGGCAGCGAAAGTTTTCGAAAATTCATTTCCAAGCTGCCAGTAGAAGTGGATGTCTTCAGTGAGGTGACTGTCAAAGTGTCTAATTCTTTTGTAAAAGATTCATCTATTGTAATAGGTATATCTTCATTGCTCTTGGAATCCTGTCTTTCAGTGATAACAGTACTTGGACTTTCACTAACGATAGTAGCTGGAAGGCTAAACCACATAAATCATTTACTTTTATAATATATTACGTCATCAGTAGTTAAGCCTCACCTTGGAGATGGAGCTAATAGTACAACAAGCTGAGAATATTGTAGtttgaaaatttcattattcTTTACATTGACAGCAACACTCATAACTGGTTTTAAAAGGTCTCCTTCCTGATAGCACACAATTATGTATGACTTTCACCTTAATATACTATCTACCTGTAGTGTTCTGAAGAACTCTTCCATCTCTGGTTTGCTGGAAGTACTGCAAAATGTTACTGCCTTCACTAGGTAAGCCACAATGGCACAAGCCAGTGGCACGTTGTTGTCAAACTTGAACAACTGTTGCTTCACAAGACTAATTGACATTTCTAGAAATCCCACAGAAACAATGTCTGCCTATCATAACCAAATATGGGCCTTTACGCATGTACCACTATAATGATAGttcaattgaaggggtcagtggaaaaaggggGTAACCCACATTTGAAAAATAAAAACAGGTgtatagtgggcattaaatagattTTTCTGACATTCATGAATTGCTGTAGACTAATGTAAATTTAAATTTGATTGTGACTTGAACTTTTTAAGTCAAGTTGTTAAATTTTGTGGAAACATTATTAACATGCCTAACCAAGCAATTTTGTTTTTACAAAATGGTAAATCTCAAAATGAGGGTTACcccctttttccactgaccccttcaattgcagttttacatacatgtgcacctactctaataaagcatacacatGAACTCTAATGCAATTATGCTGATTACGTTTTCAGAAatacaaaagagaaaaaaagttTTTGTCTTATGTGCTAAAAGAGTCTGCAAAAATATGCGACTAAAGAACACTGCAATGAAAGTAATACAGTGATGCAACATTGCAATCTTTATACACTAGTTATAGATCGATATAACTTTAGATAGGTCTCTCTATCTACAGAGAAAGTGTGCTCAATACCTTATCATTGTTGTTTAATACAGAATCTATCATGGATGTAAGTAGTTTCCAAGAGTTGCAATGCAGTTCAAAGTGTAACTGTACTGATGGCATCTTCATGATAGTCACCAATGCACTCAGCCCTGAACACTCGATCATCTTGTGACAGTTTTGTGTGGACAGCATGACCAACACTTCCATTACACTTGAGCAAACATCAGCAGCATTTTCCTGCTGCAGTGTGCATGAGTTAAGACTACATGTTAGCATCACTAACCATGAATGGACTCCTTATTAGTGCATCTACTAGAAATGTCACAACTGGGATGTCTGCAGGGAGCAAGCACTCCGGAGTGGCTTGCATTCCTAAGTGTTTCTGATATGTCTCCAAAAATGTTTCCATCTGAGGTCGCATGTGTTCTTCCATGGTCTGCACACATCAATGATTAGTAGCTAATAGATCTTGATGAGAAATAAACGATAAATGAACAAACCTTAATTGCATGGTTGATAGAATTAATCAGTTTGATGGTGACCTTAGTACGAGAATCAGGTTGAAGCATCAGCTGGTAGCATATGCTATTTGCAACTTTTGTGAGGATCTGTATAAAATGCAATACAAACCAGCCAGATGAGTGATATAGGATCTATAAAAGTCATGCAACACAaattgttgtagaccttcagtgctggtcactgtataACAATAACAAGCATTTTATtattggatgttctattagagagtttcatATACAAGGACCATGCATGCTCCTGAAGTTCCTCCCTATAAACACATTATGTTATAGGTACATACATTTTCTTTAAAAGAAACTTGTTCCTGCTGCTTACGTGAGTTAACCTCCTGTATTATTATTCTTTTCCTTGCTGCAGTCTCAGCTTGCTATGTAGTATAACATGCATGATATTAGTCTAGGTCAAACTTGTTGCTTACATGTGGTGTGGTCAGAACTGCTGCTGTTGTTTGTGGTCTAGACCTTTGTGGTTTTGGAGGTGGAATCTCATCACTAGTTTTCCTAGCTGGTTTAGGAGGAGGTTGAGCTGGTAATCCAGGTGTTTGTGGTAGCTTCCTTTTTGGACGCGGCTTCTTCTGAGCTACTTCATTAACAAC
The Dysidea avara chromosome 7, odDysAvar1.4, whole genome shotgun sequence genome window above contains:
- the LOC136259795 gene encoding uncharacterized protein, with the protein product MSAATSSYHLIDTETNKTYTIKHGKQLLASSNYSGPEDVDVVLTCADNVTPFLVELLVKKQSAHVTCIVGACVARSVGIGPGGTLKIRNGNTIEFGEVDGCIEVQFNIVVEESHLGVVNEVAQKKPRPKRKLPQTPGLPAQPPPKPARKTSDEIPPPKPQRSRPQTTAAVLTTPHQAETAARKRIIIQEVNSRKQQEQVSFKENILTKVANSICYQLMLQPDSRTKVTIKLINSINHAIKTMEEHMRPQMETFLETYQKHLGMQATPECLLPADIPVVTFLVDALIRSPFMQENAADVCSSVMEVLVMLSTQNCHKMIECSGLSALVTIMKMPSVQLHFELHCNSWKLLTSMIDSVLNNNDKADIVSVGFLEMSISLVKQQLFKFDNNVPLACAIVAYLVKAVTFCSTSSKPEMEEFFRTLQEGDLLKPVMSVAVNVKNNEIFKLQYSQLVVLLAPSPSLPATIVSESPSTVITERQDSKSNEDIPITIDESFTKELDTLTVTSLKTSTSTGSLEMNFRKLSLPHDKEKSNPAFTRSKSSSVVVSNHVNETSIEKSKTDSSNPCNMAEKKNKSGAAKAFFKGLTSAEPKATNTRHMDMDNPYMRHTLKRKSKKITNTETSTNNTIVLSHNTSNDDDNQTAEPDDKKSGRQSWGTEMPDFSHLPGTIREFSKEQASIEEILSEHEEIADVLTTRQDAISTLVPLWFKGKSLQSVVNTMETCFTDDGDDIALFSDLLSLFKIHHAGWTLAVSLIFLSRFQHVLENITELMHLKVTCDTIQMILERFSEIILSCRHSKNNSKPSAQHDLREKELCYTKLKEIHEMVAKKLFSTQVKSADSKVEEMMEYYRNLHKMLEPFKLPL